The nucleotide sequence ATATTATGATTGAAATTATTGATTCTCATAAAAAGAATCTTCTAAAATGCAAATTACCGTGGCAGATTCATAAACCGGAATGGAAGCCAGATTTTGGCCCTGCAGAATTTGTGCCAACCTGGGGTGCCACCGTTACGGGCGCTCGTAAGTTCCTCATCGCGTTTAACATCAACCTGCTGGGTACCAAGGAACAGGCTCACAGGATCGCACTTAATATACGAGAGCAGGGTCGCAGCAAAGATGAGGTACACATATCTCCAGGTTCAAATTTTTTGTGCACATGGCTTTTTTGTTTGCAGCTTATTTACATCAAATCAATTTTTTGTGCATGCAACTTGCTTTGTGAATGAACTGTTGTTTTAAGCAACCTTTATCTGTATGCAACTTATTTTTGTACTCTATATATTTTGGCCAACATTTTCTGTTTATGTACGCAACTTATTTTTGTACATAAcacattttttgtaaatcaacttttttgttatgccccccttcgaagaagagggggtatattgctttgctcatgtcggtcggtctgtcggtccgtccaccaggtggttgtcagatgataactcaagaacgctcgggcctaggatcatgaaacttcataggtacattgatcatgactcacagatgacccctattgattttttctactgtattatatttttgttcttatTCCTTTTATTAAGTATGTAGAAATCCAATCTGTAGACACAACCTTTATGTACTCTACTGATTTTTATACAACCTTTTTTCTTGTAACAGGATTCAACTTTTTATTGTACAcaaactgttttcatttcagagCATTCTTGAGGTATCAATATAGTTTCAACTTAATTTTGTACAGAAGTTTTTATTGTACACAAGCTTTTTCCGTACACAAAGCTACCAATTTGCTATCACAATCTTTGTACATATGTTTTCACACATCCTGTTTTCATACTGGTACATAACTTATTTTAATACACAAGCTAATTTTATACACACCATGGCTTGACATTAACTAGTAAATCCACTTGTCCAGTCTTACTAGTGCCCCACAATTTCACTTGTCCAGTCTAACTAGGGCCCTACACTTTAACTTTTAGTGCCCCACAATTTCACTTATCCAGTCTTACATGTGCCCCACAATTTCACTTGTCCAGTCTTACTAGTGCCGCACAATTTCACTTTTCCAGTCTTACATGTGCCACAGAGTTTCACTTGTCAGGTCTTACTAGTGCCCAACAATTTCACTTGTCCAGTCTTATTAGGGCCGCACAATTTTACTTGTCCAGTCTTACTAGGGCCTTACAATATCATTTGTGCCGTCTTTCTAGTGCCCCACAATTTCACTTGTCCAGTCTTACATGTGCCCCACAATTTCACTTGTCCAGTCTTACTAGTGCCGCACAATTTCACTTGTCAAGTCTTACTAGTGCCCAACAATTTCACTTGTCGAGTCTTATTTGTGCCCCACAATTTCACTTGTCCAGTCTTACTTGGGCCCCACAATTTCACTTGTGCCGTCTTTCTAGTGCCCCCTAATTTCACTTTTCCATCCTTACATGTGGCCCACAATTTCACTTGTCAAGTCTTACAAGTGCCGTACAATATCACTTGTCCAGTCTTACTAAGTGCCCAACAATTTCACTTGTCCAGTCTTATCAGTGCCCCACAATTTCACTTGTCCAGTCTTACTACTGCCCCACAATTTCACTTGTCCAGTTCTACTAATGCCTCACAATTTCACTTGTCCAGTCTTACTAGTGCCCCACAATTTCACTTGTCCAGTCTTACTAGTGCCCCacaatttcacttgtcctgactaAAATGTTTTGTCTTGACCTTCACTCTAAATTAATATAcctattaatatatgtttttagaaagtttataacattattattcaataatgtttttaaagaaatgtagtTTATAAAATCATTTGTTAACATTGCACAGCTAGATAAGTATCTGATTTTGTTGTcccttaaatatttaatataatgaacACAAAACAATGATGCAAAATGACTGACATTAAAGTATCAATGTACTGTATTATagcttttataaatgtttttctgGACATGAGCTTTACACAGTTTGCCTagaaacaatttgtttgcagTGCCAATTTTTATGCATTATTATATCAGTTTGCACACATAGTAACTAGACATAAGCAAAGTAAATACGTATCTGAGTGGGGaaaggttaaatacatatctaagtggtaaagggtttaatgtGATCTACATGCTGTTGCAGCCAGGCCTTCTGAAGCATGTACAGGCTATAGGCTGGTACCTTGAGGAGGCAAACATGGCCCAGGTGTCTGTAAACATCACAGATTTTGAGGAGACTGGTATACACACAGTATATGAGGCTGTGTGCAAGGATGCAGAGGTGAGAGGCCCAGGTGTCTGTAAACATCACATACTTTGAGGAGATAATATTCATCATAACATTAAGCCTAcattcacatttttatgcccccgaacgagggcatatagtgatcgcactttccgtccatccatctgtctgtcacactttgtaAACTTagaatttccttttttttattattattgaaattttcTACATATTAGAAAACACTTCTGTGGGGATACCAATGGTGCAACTATGGTCTAGTGCTAGGATGCTGGTCAAGCAATCTGGTCTCTTGATAGAATTCTGCTTAGATCAAGGACATTATCTtagcaaaacataaataattcccAGCCTGTTCCTCCCTACCTAGGAGAATACATGGTTACCTGAGAGGGTAAAAAGCCATGGCCGTAAACTGCGCCAAACGTAAACAAATGACTGTTATCACatataatgggggggggggatggatGTGAAAGTTGGCTGAAGAAGGGTCTAGTATCAATATCAGACTTTAAACCCTTGCCTTTACCTTAACCAGTATATGCTATATCTTTAGGAGTTGAACCTGGCAGTGGTTGGTTCCCAGATAGTTGGTTTGGTTCCCCTCGCGGCACTGATGGCCACTGCCCAGCACTACATGGACAATAGCAGCCTCTTCATTCTGGAGGATGACCAGAAACTCAGACTGGTACAATGCTCTTTTTAACACTCAGACTGGTACACAATGTTGACTAAACTTGGACTGGTTCATACTCATGAGTAAACTTTGACTGATGGAACACTCTTCCTAGAACTCATACAGTATTAACAAAAATCATACTCGTTCATAGTGCTGACAAAACTCAGACTAGTTGATACTCATTATAAAACTTAGACTGGTACATAACTCTTTAAAGCTCAGCTTTGTACACGCTGTTGACAAAACTCAGACTGGTTCATACTTGTTATGAAACAGACTGTTTAATGGTTCATTCTCAACTTTTTTGAGTGCAGAGCCTACTTAAGCATACATATTGTAATCAACTGACTTGACATTTGACTATAATACGGTGCAGAAGtaattattttgccatttatgTTAGGCGAGACTCGACTTGACgattatatttgaatatttttatattgtttcaaCAGTTTACTGATGGTACAATGTATTTTATTGCATTTCAGGTAATCAACAGACTTGGCTTAAACTCGCTAGGTGCATTTAGTCCAAAAGAGAGAATTATTGAGTAAGTTATGCAGTTTGCATTATAAGAATCATCTTATACTTTCTGAATATGTTTGTTGGCATAAAATTGAGGCTAACTTTGAAGCCTAGCCAATTTGAACCTAGCACTTcagagttgtttccctttataaataaagaaaatgctaAATTGGCCATTTTCGCTCATGAAGTTGTGCAGCCTTGATCCAAACTTCACCAATCTTTGTGGAAATGTTTGTTGACATATTTGGAGACCTTTTCCATTTATGCAAAAAATGTCAACTTTGCCATTTTTGCTCTTAAAATACTTGTACAGTTTTCATCaattcttcaccaaacttgttgcTGACATTAATTTTAAGCCAATTAACATGACCAGCCAGTTCTCACAAGGCACTTTAGGGTTATTTTCCTATATTCATTTGAAATTATCTGTTTCTGCTCTCCTACTCTCGTACTcttttcatcaaatcttcacataactttctggaaatgtttgttgacataagatgcaggcaaagtttgataacAAGACAATGTGCATAAAACTTTACAGTGATTgctttcttttttaaaaaaatgcaaatttcacCTTTCTGCTCTCCTACTTATACTGTTTTCATTGAATTTAAAAAGGAATGCAATTATCAGCCAAAAAAGATTTCATCACATTGTTTCCGTTTTTTATGACTAGCATATATTTTTATACCcccaaggagggcatatagtgatcggactgtccgtccatcattccgtcacacttagcgtttaggttttgaaaaatgctcataacttctatgtcgcttcagatagcaatttcatatttggcatgcatgtgtatatggacaaggcctttccatacgcacacaaattttgacccctttaccttgaacttagggtccgcgtttaggtttcgaaatctgcctttaggtttcgacaaaagctcataacttctatcaagcgtttatagggggcataagtcatcctatggttaCAGCTCTTGTTGTATATGACCTTGTTGAAAAAATCAAAGCCAAATCTTGCACAAGCTTGTACGTACTCCATGACTTGTCATTACTGCTTTTGTTGTTCAGGTACATGATCTCAGAAGAGAGAGAGGGACCCCTGGTTACCATGGATGTGAAGGATTTCATCCTCActgtggggtcaaggtcaccaaccCCTGGTGGGGGGTCAGTCGCAGCACTGGCGGCGTCATTGGTAGGTCACCTTGATAATAATGTAACAGTTATTCAAACTATTAATAAGGGAACTGCAATTTTGTAAAGTTGTCAGTTGTGTGGACATTTTGTGTAGGCGTCCGTCATTTCCAATCTGATTGGAactatttattgaatttgaaagtGGGGGTCACTGTAAGTATATTAATTGGAGATGCAACCAGAAAAAGAAGTGGGccttgctctttgaaaaggggttttaatgcaagtgtgtacgtgttgtcccagattagcctgtgcagtatgcacaggcttatcaggaacaacactttacaactaaactggatttttgcttagaatagactttcttaaaacgaaaaaaatcataaaagcggaaagtgttgtccctgattagcctgtggggactgctaATTCAGTCCGCACAaacttatcagggatgacactttccgcttacactggattttttgctaaaaagagactttctgtaaaagaAAAATTTCGTACAagcacaaagtgtcatcccttattagcctgtgcggattgcacaggcaaatctggaacgacactttacgcacatgcatcaaacaccCTCTTCACATAGAAGGCCCATATTTAAGGGAAATAATGTGAAATGCCTCTTTACATTCACAGGTTTTAATTTCACATTAATCTTTGTTTCCCAGGGTGCAGCGCTAGGCTCAATGGTAGGGTTCCTCACCTATGGCAACAAGAAGTTCTTTGAGCTGGATGCCCAAATGAGGCAGCTGATTCCACCCTTGTACAAGGCCATGAAAGACCTCACGCCTTTCATTGATGCAGACGCTGCAGCCTTCAGTGAATATATGGTATTGATTTTAtgatatgagctgtgctctgttaacactttgcatgctgggaaatttgtcgtctgctaaaatgtcgtctgcagaatttctaaaattagcattttcttcgattttttacaaagaatactatcagaatagcaaacagtttggatcctgatgagacgccacgttctgtggcgtctcatctggatccaaactgtttgcaaaggccttcaaaattcggttccagcactgaaagagttaaaaggaggtttaatgcatatgcgttaagtgttgtcccagatttgcctatgcaatccacacaggctaatcaggaacgacacattccgcctaagttgaatttttgctgagaagagattATCTGTGAATGAAAAATAGCATACAAGTATTAAGTGTCgtctattattagcctgtgcagaatgcacacaaggctcatatatttgttcatgaaaatattttgaaattgtagTAGGAGAAATCTGTTTTTTATGCCTCTTTTTGTTTGTCCCCATGGAAAAGTTCTATATACCTAACCCTGCGTAATTTTGTATGATAGGCCATGATATCACACATAATAAActctattatttttataatttttaatttacaaatcTCATGGGCCTTGTTACAGAATATGGATGTAAGGTAATAGTTTACCTTGGTCAACATCATTCACCTCTGTTTGCAATATTAATTATATCTCTCTAATTcagtataatatttttataatatcatTCATAGGAAATATTAAATGACTGGTGCTTTGATGGGTTGTATTGCACAAGTTCATTATGTGACGTTCTATTTCTCAAGCATGGAGGCTTTTAAATAGGTCTACTGTGCTCTTAAAGATTCATGTTGTTATGCTTAGTGAATTACCTCAGCAAGATTTATTATGATATCTTCAGTTTTAACATAATCCTAATCCTGTCTTTGTAATCTTACTTACCATTTGTTGTAGCTGGCCTTGAAATTACCAGCAGAATCGGAAGAAGAAAAGAATGTGTAAGTTGACACCTGATTTGATTGTTAATTGATGTATGTAGCATGCTCATGTACTATATATGCACAGGTATCCCATGGGTAATCAGAATATTGTTCATAACATTGTATATGCATACAATGTTTATACTTTGCAAATTTCTGTTCTCAACTCTTCAGACAGAAAAAAGCCACATCAAAGATACCTTCtgataaaatttattttgttggTGAAACTATCCTTAAACATGTGCCAGGTTCATAGCATTTCCCTGTTTTTGTCTAAATATCAATAATGCTTggtacaaagctttgatacttgcacaGATTATGTTTTTGAATACAATCAACACATCCAT is from Dreissena polymorpha isolate Duluth1 chromosome 14, UMN_Dpol_1.0, whole genome shotgun sequence and encodes:
- the LOC127858991 gene encoding formimidoyltransferase-cyclodeaminase-like; amino-acid sequence: MPKIVECVPNFSVGRSKEIIEAIATAIASVEGVSVLDVDPGLSTNRTVYTFVGTPESVVEGALAGARVAYQAIDMRIHLGEHPRIGALDVCPFIPVQNVTMEECVECAKEFGEKLAIELGVPVYLYAEAAIDGHRKTLPQIRAGEYEGLPEKIHKPEWKPDFGPAEFVPTWGATVTGARKFLIAFNINLLGTKEQAHRIALNIREQGRSKDEPGLLKHVQAIGWYLEEANMAQVSVNITDFEETGIHTVYEAVCKDAEELNLAVVGSQIVGLVPLAALMATAQHYMDNSSLFILEDDQKLRLVINRLGLNSLGAFSPKERIIEYMISEEREGPLVTMDVKDFILTVGSRSPTPGGGSVAALAASLGAALGSMVGFLTYGNKKFFELDAQMRQLIPPLYKAMKDLTPFIDADAAAFSEYMLALKLPAESEEEKNVRTAALQEGLCTAVQVPLTVARISNSLWGPLRGLAAVGNINCKSDLQVGVRMLETAVWGAYYNVKTNLKDIADVEFRTKIGEEIDGAIKQAQESCAAILKIVDECKE